CCGACTTGCCAGTACCGAGGTCAATACTTTCTTTTACAAAATGATTTTTTAGCTCTTTAAAAAATCGTGGAGGTGAGCTTAATGCTCGCTAATCTTGCCAAGAAAGGCGATTGGGTGCAGGTTCAGGTGACGATACTCCAGCCGCACGAACGTGCACCGCAAGTACCTGAAGATACCAAAAAAGTTCCCCTTGAAATGAGAGTAAAAGGTTTTTTACAAGACGAAGCTGCCGAAATAGGTGCAATGGTGACAATAAAAACAATGACTGGCAGATTGGTAACCGGGAAACTCGTTTCGGTTAATCCAAAATACGAACACGACTTCGGTGAACCCGTACCAGAGCTCATCACGATAGGTATGGAACTACGGGAAATATTGGAATCATCGGATGGTGATGAGAAATGAGCAAAGATAAATCATACACTGCAGTAATGGCAAGACGTGCTGAAATTATGCGCAAAGCTGTTGGAATAGACTACGAAAAGTTCATAATTGAAGGTATCGCTTTTGATTACGAAAAGATGATGAAAGAAGTTGGGTATTCGCTTGAAGAAGTACGAAAGATTCAAGCAGAAACATGTGTTGGCAACACTCCACTGGTCGAACTCAAGAACATCAACAAACTCATCAAAAAGCTCGCCCCGAAAGGCAAAGGTGCGTGGATTTTCCTAAAAGATGAAGCTACAAACCCATCAGGTAGCTTCAAAGATAGAAGGGCAGCAATAAGCGTTTACCATGCTCAAAAACTTGGGTACAAAGGCGTGATAGCAGCCACAAGCGGTAACTACGGCGCTGCGGTTGCATCTCAAGCAGCCAAAAGAGGTCTAAAATGCATCATCGTCCAAGAATGTTACGACAGCCAATGGCGTGGCCAACCTGAAATTCTTGAAAAGGGTCGCTCTTGTGAAGCGTACGGTGCAGAAGTTGTCCAGCTAACAGTAGG
The DNA window shown above is from Fervidobacterium changbaicum and carries:
- the ortA gene encoding 2-amino-4-oxopentanoate thiolase subunit OrtA, with translation MLANLAKKGDWVQVQVTILQPHERAPQVPEDTKKVPLEMRVKGFLQDEAAEIGAMVTIKTMTGRLVTGKLVSVNPKYEHDFGEPVPELITIGMELREILESSDGDEK